The Bacteroidota bacterium genome includes a region encoding these proteins:
- the ychF gene encoding redox-regulated ATPase YchF yields the protein MALKCGIVGLPNVGKSTLFNALSSAKAQAANFPFCTIEPNVGVVTVPDDRLTKLAEFVHPERLVPTTIEFVDIAGLVKGASKGEGLGNKFLANIRETDAIIHVVRCFDDPNIVHVHGDVNPIRDKEIIDYELQIKDLETIETKLTKSQRAAYIGDKDAKKLVEVLTNLKAHLEQGKSARSLHLDKEDFKLIEDMWLLTIKPVIYVCNVDEKEIHVENDFVKQLKNAVKDEDAEVIIVSANIESEIAQLDSYEDKKLFLEDLGLKESGLNTLIRAGYKLLNLITYFTAGVKEVRAWPIHKGTLAPGAAGVIHSDFEKGFIRAEVIKYNDYLKYGSEAACKEAGKLNVEGKEYLVEDGDVMHFRFNV from the coding sequence ATGGCTTTAAAATGCGGAATCGTAGGCTTACCAAATGTGGGCAAATCAACATTGTTTAATGCATTATCCAGTGCAAAAGCGCAGGCTGCAAATTTCCCTTTTTGCACTATCGAGCCAAATGTTGGCGTTGTAACTGTTCCTGATGACCGGCTCACAAAACTTGCTGAATTTGTGCATCCTGAACGTTTAGTTCCAACTACCATCGAATTTGTAGATATTGCAGGATTAGTAAAAGGTGCCTCAAAGGGTGAAGGACTTGGAAATAAATTTTTGGCAAATATTCGCGAAACGGATGCTATTATTCACGTGGTGAGATGTTTTGATGACCCTAATATTGTGCATGTGCATGGCGATGTTAATCCGATAAGAGATAAAGAGATCATCGACTATGAATTACAGATTAAAGATCTGGAAACGATAGAAACTAAATTAACAAAAAGTCAGCGCGCTGCATACATAGGTGATAAGGATGCAAAAAAATTAGTGGAAGTGCTAACTAATTTAAAAGCACACCTAGAACAGGGCAAAAGTGCAAGAAGTTTACATTTAGATAAGGAGGATTTTAAATTAATTGAAGATATGTGGTTGCTTACCATTAAACCGGTAATTTATGTTTGCAACGTTGATGAAAAAGAAATTCATGTGGAAAATGATTTCGTAAAACAATTAAAGAATGCAGTTAAAGATGAAGATGCCGAAGTGATAATTGTAAGCGCAAATATTGAAAGTGAAATTGCGCAATTGGATTCTTATGAAGATAAAAAATTATTTCTGGAAGATCTTGGTTTAAAGGAAAGCGGATTAAATACTTTAATTCGCGCAGGATATAAATTATTAAACCTCATCACTTATTTTACTGCCGGTGTAAAAGAAGTGCGTGCTTGGCCAATTCACAAAGGAACTTTGGCTCCCGGTGCTGCAGGAGTAATTCACAGCGATTTTGAAAAAGGATTTATTCGCGCGGAAGTAATAAAATATAACGATTATCTCAAATACGGCAGCGAGGCCGCATGCAAAGAAGCAGGTAAATTAAATGTGGAAGGAAAAGAATATTTGGTGGAGGATGGTGATGTGATGCATTTTAGGTTTAATGTTTAA
- a CDS encoding VOC family protein — protein sequence MDANVNSINWFEISVADLDRAQKFYETIFDIKMERMDMPDMPMSMFPSNPGSGKVNGGLVQSEMHKPSADGVKIYLNGDPDLQSALDKVTDAGGQIIMPKTDIGQGFGFMAFFIDTEGNVIGLHSNG from the coding sequence ATGGATGCAAATGTAAACTCAATTAACTGGTTTGAAATATCTGTAGCAGATCTCGACCGGGCCCAAAAATTTTATGAAACAATTTTTGACATCAAAATGGAAAGAATGGATATGCCGGATATGCCGATGTCCATGTTTCCTTCAAACCCGGGAAGCGGAAAAGTGAATGGTGGATTAGTGCAAAGTGAAATGCATAAACCAAGTGCGGATGGAGTGAAAATTTATTTGAACGGAGATCCTGATCTTCAATCTGCACTCGATAAAGTTACCGATGCAGGTGGCCAAATTATTATGCCTAAAACAGACATTGGACAAGGTTTCGGATTTATGGCATTTTTTATAGATACGGAAGGGAATGTAATAGGATTACATTCCAATGGATAA
- a CDS encoding four helix bundle protein, with amino-acid sequence MSERELLNRVKIFSYDVYNCVKKIKQDVYNKQLIEQLIDSAFSAAANYRASQRGKSKRDALNKIKISLEEIDESNFWLNSLFDLKITESEEVKRLINESDQLTSIFVAIVNKLEM; translated from the coding sequence ATGTCTGAAAGAGAGTTATTAAACCGAGTAAAGATCTTTTCTTATGATGTTTATAATTGTGTAAAAAAGATCAAGCAGGATGTTTATAATAAACAATTAATTGAGCAACTAATTGATTCTGCATTTAGTGCGGCAGCAAATTACCGGGCTTCACAAAGAGGTAAATCTAAAAGAGATGCATTAAATAAAATTAAAATTTCTCTTGAGGAAATTGATGAATCTAACTTCTGGTTAAATAGCCTTTTTGATTTAAAAATTACAGAGTCTGAAGAAGTTAAAAGATTAATAAATGAGAGCGACCAATTAACTTCGATCTTTGTTGCAATAGTTAATAAATTAGAAATGTAA
- a CDS encoding tetratricopeptide repeat protein, giving the protein MTRTLIFTFFISLFAVAQAQIDTDKIEIIADDDSIIFKVDGEESAIANSDMAAYYLSMGLEAAVEGDYSGAEDKFRVALLYDLQNAEILYNLGLAQYFQEDYNTAIKTFDAAADVDPENKDIYNQRGLSKAMLGNYTDAETDFKIMLKYDPNFPMGNYNYGILMLQIGEMESACEYLNKSDSYGYEKAPEVLAAYCSGYGD; this is encoded by the coding sequence ATGACACGGACACTCATTTTTACATTTTTTATTTCGTTGTTTGCAGTTGCGCAAGCACAAATAGATACCGACAAAATTGAAATAATTGCTGACGACGACAGTATAATTTTTAAAGTTGACGGTGAAGAATCTGCCATTGCCAACAGTGATATGGCCGCTTATTATCTTTCCATGGGATTAGAAGCTGCTGTTGAGGGAGATTATTCCGGAGCGGAGGATAAATTCCGTGTTGCTTTATTATATGATCTTCAGAATGCAGAAATTTTATATAACCTGGGCCTTGCTCAATATTTCCAGGAAGATTATAATACTGCAATTAAAACATTTGATGCCGCAGCAGATGTAGATCCGGAAAATAAGGATATTTATAACCAACGTGGATTAAGCAAAGCAATGCTCGGAAATTACACCGATGCTGAAACGGATTTTAAGATCATGTTAAAATATGACCCCAATTTTCCAATGGGCAATTATAATTACGGAATATTAATGTTACAGATCGGTGAGATGGAATCTGCGTGCGAATATTTAAATAAATCAGATAGTTATGGCTATGAAAAAGCACCGGAGGTGTTGGCTGCGTATTGCTCCGGATATGGTGATTGA
- a CDS encoding tetratricopeptide repeat protein, whose protein sequence is MRYLIVCGFLVLLSKTQAQTADQWFESGFEKYEAKDYVGAIADYTECINLAPDYPEAYFNRGLSYYFTANFEAAIKDFEQIIKLKPGDAKAYYWKGYCLFEANKIEEAISAYTNALYYDPTYAEAFFERAFAKYMLTRYSDALEDLTRAINIDPTYADAYYYRGLCFYALENYTDAMIAFNKVVELDPQDADAWYQIGFIHNDNKAYDLAIEAYTKVINLQPTAGDAYYERGVAYYELYFDDNACQDWKKGAELGDEYSKIQVESLCNK, encoded by the coding sequence ATGAGGTATTTAATTGTTTGTGGTTTTTTGGTTTTATTGAGTAAGACGCAGGCACAAACTGCGGACCAATGGTTTGAGTCGGGATTCGAAAAATATGAAGCCAAAGATTATGTTGGAGCTATCGCCGATTATACAGAATGTATAAATCTTGCACCCGATTATCCGGAGGCATATTTTAACAGGGGATTGAGTTATTATTTCACGGCAAATTTTGAGGCAGCAATAAAGGATTTCGAACAAATAATAAAATTAAAACCGGGAGATGCAAAAGCATATTATTGGAAAGGATATTGTTTATTTGAAGCGAACAAAATTGAGGAAGCGATAAGTGCATATACGAATGCCTTATATTATGATCCAACGTACGCAGAAGCTTTTTTTGAACGGGCATTTGCAAAATATATGCTAACACGTTATTCAGATGCATTGGAGGATCTTACCAGAGCTATAAATATTGATCCAACATATGCTGATGCTTATTATTACAGAGGATTATGTTTTTATGCATTAGAAAATTATACTGATGCTATGATTGCCTTCAACAAAGTTGTAGAATTAGATCCTCAGGATGCAGATGCATGGTATCAAATTGGATTTATTCACAACGATAATAAAGCATATGATCTGGCAATTGAAGCCTATACCAAAGTAATAAATCTACAACCCACTGCAGGCGATGCATACTACGAACGCGGAGTCGCTTACTACGAATTATATTTTGATGATAACGCATGTCAAGATTGGAAAAAGGGTGCCGAATTAGGAGATGAATATTCGAAGATTCAAGTTGAGAGCTTATGCAATAAATAA
- a CDS encoding carboxymuconolactone decarboxylase family protein — protein MAYIELNNPHPGIRGLLNYSPESAYPLLLLANTLLHSDNSTLSKGERELIATYVSGKNDCTFCQLSHGAAAAHHLKASLEEIEHIKKHPQDVPIISEKLKALLQIAGKVQISGKSVTQEDIDLAKSLNATDKEIHDTVLIAATFCMYNRYVDGLNTWADKDPESYKDASKRMAEEGYLRKDNMVLMSKE, from the coding sequence ATGGCATACATCGAATTAAATAACCCGCATCCCGGAATACGGGGTTTGTTAAATTATAGTCCCGAAAGTGCCTATCCATTATTGTTGTTGGCCAATACTTTATTACACAGTGATAATTCAACATTGAGTAAAGGTGAAAGGGAATTAATAGCAACATATGTTTCCGGTAAAAACGATTGCACTTTTTGTCAGTTATCGCATGGTGCAGCTGCTGCACACCATCTTAAGGCTTCCCTGGAAGAAATTGAACATATTAAAAAGCACCCTCAGGATGTTCCGATTATTTCAGAAAAATTAAAAGCCTTATTGCAAATCGCAGGCAAGGTGCAAATAAGTGGAAAATCGGTAACTCAGGAAGATATTGATCTTGCAAAAAGTTTAAATGCCACAGATAAGGAAATTCATGATACTGTGCTTATAGCTGCAACATTTTGTATGTATAACAGATATGTGGACGGATTAAATACCTGGGCCGACAAAGATCCGGAGAGTTATAAAGACGCTTCCAAGCGAATGGCAGAAGAGGGTTATTTGAGAAAAGATAATATGGTTTTAATGAGTAAAGAATGA
- the accC gene encoding acetyl-CoA carboxylase biotin carboxylase subunit produces the protein MKIKKILIANRGEIALRVMRTAKEMGIKTVAVYSEADRNAIHTQYADEAYYIGPPPSNQSYLLMDKILEVAKISGADAIHPGYGFLSENAVFAQKVQDAGLIFIGPDPISINMMGDKISAKQAAAKFHIPMVPGTDHAIKDLEEAKIVAAKAGYPILIKASAGGGGKGMRVVQNEAELDEQMHRAMSEAKSAFGDDAVFIEKFVTSPRHIEIQILADRHGNVVYLFERECSIQRRHQKLVEEAPSAVVSPEMRKAMGESAVNAAKACNYVGAGTVEFLVDADLNFYFLEMNTRLQVEHPVTEFITGLDIVREQILVAEGEELGFKQEDLKIHGHAIELRVTAEDPKNNFLPDIGKLITYRRPQGHGIRVDDGYEEGMDIPIYYDPLLAKLIVHAATRELACKKMIRAINDYKISGVATTLPFGKFVMQHEAFLSAKFDTGFIEKYFTPEKLISENEEEEGIAAFFASFVHEKKSVNPALQSSVMEKRSNWKLNRS, from the coding sequence ATGAAGATCAAAAAGATCCTGATCGCCAATCGCGGGGAGATTGCTTTGCGTGTTATGCGTACGGCAAAGGAAATGGGAATTAAGACCGTTGCAGTATATTCAGAAGCTGATAGAAATGCAATTCACACCCAATATGCAGATGAAGCTTATTATATAGGTCCTCCACCGTCGAATCAAAGTTATTTATTGATGGACAAAATTCTGGAGGTTGCTAAGATCTCCGGTGCCGATGCTATACATCCGGGGTATGGTTTCCTGAGTGAAAATGCTGTTTTTGCACAAAAAGTACAGGATGCAGGATTAATATTTATTGGTCCGGATCCGATCAGTATTAATATGATGGGTGATAAGATCTCCGCAAAACAGGCTGCAGCAAAATTTCACATACCAATGGTTCCGGGCACTGATCATGCAATAAAAGATCTTGAGGAAGCTAAAATTGTTGCTGCAAAAGCCGGTTATCCAATTTTAATAAAGGCGAGTGCGGGTGGGGGAGGAAAGGGTATGCGCGTAGTTCAAAACGAAGCAGAATTGGATGAACAAATGCATCGTGCCATGAGTGAGGCAAAAAGCGCTTTTGGGGATGATGCGGTTTTTATTGAAAAATTTGTAACATCTCCAAGGCATATAGAAATTCAAATTCTTGCCGACAGACATGGAAATGTTGTGTATTTATTTGAGCGGGAATGCTCTATTCAGCGTCGTCACCAAAAATTGGTGGAAGAAGCACCTTCTGCAGTAGTTTCACCGGAAATGCGCAAAGCAATGGGTGAAAGTGCTGTAAATGCTGCAAAAGCGTGTAATTATGTTGGAGCCGGAACGGTCGAATTTTTAGTGGATGCTGATCTTAATTTTTATTTTCTGGAAATGAATACCCGTTTGCAGGTGGAACATCCTGTAACTGAATTTATTACGGGTTTAGATATCGTACGTGAACAAATTTTAGTGGCGGAAGGAGAGGAGTTGGGTTTCAAACAGGAAGATCTTAAAATTCATGGTCACGCAATCGAATTAAGGGTGACGGCCGAGGATCCAAAAAATAATTTCCTCCCCGATATAGGAAAATTAATTACCTATCGCCGCCCTCAGGGACATGGCATTCGCGTGGATGATGGTTATGAGGAGGGAATGGATATTCCCATTTATTATGATCCGCTGTTGGCAAAATTGATCGTACATGCCGCTACACGTGAATTGGCATGCAAAAAGATGATTCGTGCCATCAACGATTACAAAATTTCAGGAGTGGCTACCACATTGCCTTTCGGGAAATTTGTAATGCAACATGAAGCTTTTTTATCTGCGAAATTTGACACAGGATTTATTGAAAAATATTTTACTCCCGAAAAATTGATATCGGAAAACGAAGAAGAAGAGGGTATTGCAGCATTTTTCGCCTCATTCGTGCATGAAAAAAAATCGGTAAACCCAGCGCTACAAAGCTCCGTTATGGAAAAACGCTCCAATTGGAAATTAAACAGATCTTGA
- a CDS encoding PKD domain-containing protein has protein sequence MKRNIYLLLSILISTFTIHGQAIVFSDDFESGLTNWTVTGSWNTTTTDAYSPTHSFTDSPDGNYLDAFSSEATMAVSADLTFALDADVQFYALLDLELGFDYVYLDASSDAGGSWTNIEIFNGEDLFTWQLYSVPLGAFVGSPDVRLRFRFVSDAAYNVDGIYIDDLVIYRYNVDVSEPLILHDPTNLYEGTLGPNPLTAEIIDASDVESSFLWYSLDGGAYTSIAGFNTFGDTYLFEIPEQAPGTWISYYIEATDGFAVPNTAVTDTFEIIAGNYISYDAGIIDFVADIGTLSATGYVSAAVRMTLTGETDVVTAVIQNYTDYMRPNDDIQFHIWADDGTGFPGADIITPFYLTPEPTLAEPNKGTRVDLRGMPELEGIYGDVFVGYTVPGGVAWVSYTSTLAVNRSYVQTGFGWAELTGDFHFRVVTSAITGAPEALYSYTAVAEPTVNFTDLSTNSPTSWFWDFGDATSSTEENPVHTFLTNGDFNVCLTATNIVASDTYCEIIVVDSYVAPLADFSFAGDPTVAFTDLSTNTPSAWDWEFGDGGTSTEQNPTYTYLIDGDYNVCLTASNAAGSSTDCQVVNIGNTPKIPVVDFTWSISGTTVVFTDISTNLPDYWDWDFGDGGSSTEQNPSHFYPSPDNYTVCLTAGNVAGEDFECKIINFNAIEDITNSILVNIYPNPADQFLNIELPVKGNYNAQILNTVGAVISDFELSGDKIVDVSSLSPGFYLLKISSNNSIGMQSFIKE, from the coding sequence ATGAAAAGAAACATTTACTTACTCCTCAGTATTCTGATTTCCACCTTTACAATCCATGGCCAGGCCATTGTATTTTCTGACGATTTTGAAAGTGGACTCACAAATTGGACGGTTACAGGTTCGTGGAATACAACTACCACTGATGCCTACAGTCCTACTCACAGTTTTACCGATAGTCCTGATGGCAATTATCTGGATGCATTTTCTTCAGAAGCAACCATGGCAGTGAGTGCTGACTTAACCTTTGCTCTTGATGCAGATGTTCAGTTCTATGCCCTTCTTGACCTCGAGCTCGGGTTTGATTATGTCTACCTCGACGCTTCCTCCGATGCAGGTGGATCATGGACAAATATTGAAATTTTTAACGGTGAAGACCTGTTTACATGGCAGTTATATTCCGTTCCGCTGGGCGCTTTTGTTGGCAGCCCTGATGTGCGTCTTCGCTTTCGTTTTGTAAGTGATGCTGCATATAATGTTGATGGTATTTATATTGATGATCTTGTTATCTACAGATATAATGTCGACGTTTCTGAACCATTGATTCTGCACGATCCAACAAATTTGTATGAAGGAACACTTGGACCAAATCCTCTGACAGCTGAAATTATCGACGCTTCCGATGTTGAGAGCAGCTTCTTATGGTACAGTCTCGATGGTGGCGCATATACCTCCATTGCAGGTTTCAATACATTTGGAGATACCTATTTATTTGAAATACCTGAACAGGCACCCGGAACCTGGATCAGTTATTACATTGAAGCTACCGATGGTTTTGCAGTGCCAAATACTGCCGTAACCGATACTTTTGAGATCATCGCTGGAAATTATATTTCTTATGATGCTGGAATAATTGACTTTGTTGCAGATATCGGTACCCTTAGTGCCACAGGATATGTTTCTGCAGCTGTTAGAATGACCTTGACCGGTGAAACTGACGTGGTTACTGCAGTTATTCAGAATTACACCGATTATATGCGACCAAACGATGATATACAATTTCACATTTGGGCAGATGATGGAACAGGATTTCCGGGTGCTGATATTATAACACCTTTTTATCTCACCCCAGAACCAACCTTAGCAGAACCAAATAAGGGAACCAGAGTTGACCTACGGGGAATGCCGGAATTAGAGGGAATTTATGGAGACGTTTTTGTAGGATATACAGTTCCCGGTGGAGTTGCATGGGTTTCTTATACAAGTACTTTAGCGGTGAACAGAAGTTATGTTCAAACTGGTTTTGGATGGGCGGAGCTTACCGGCGATTTCCATTTCAGAGTTGTTACTTCTGCTATTACAGGTGCTCCTGAGGCATTATATAGTTATACTGCTGTAGCTGAACCTACAGTTAATTTTACTGACCTGTCAACAAATTCACCAACATCATGGTTCTGGGATTTTGGTGACGCAACTTCTTCAACTGAAGAAAATCCGGTGCATACCTTTTTAACGAACGGAGATTTTAATGTTTGTCTCACTGCCACCAATATTGTGGCCAGCGATACTTATTGCGAAATAATTGTGGTTGATTCTTATGTTGCTCCCCTCGCTGATTTTTCATTTGCAGGGGATCCAACGGTTGCATTTACCGATCTTAGTACAAATACTCCATCCGCATGGGATTGGGAATTTGGTGATGGTGGCACCAGCACTGAACAAAATCCTACCTATACATATTTAATAGATGGTGATTATAACGTTTGTTTAACAGCTTCAAATGCAGCGGGCAGTTCAACTGATTGTCAGGTAGTTAATATTGGAAATACACCTAAAATTCCGGTTGTCGATTTTACCTGGTCTATTTCAGGTACTACCGTTGTTTTCACAGATATTTCAACTAATCTACCAGATTACTGGGATTGGGATTTTGGTGATGGCGGTTCGTCTACAGAACAAAACCCATCCCATTTCTATCCTTCCCCTGATAATTACACAGTATGTTTAACTGCGGGCAATGTTGCAGGAGAAGATTTTGAGTGTAAGATCATCAACTTTAATGCTATTGAAGATATAACAAATAGTATTTTGGTAAATATCTATCCAAATCCAGCAGATCAATTTTTGAATATTGAATTACCTGTGAAAGGAAATTATAATGCTCAAATATTAAATACGGTTGGTGCTGTTATTTCTGATTTTGAATTATCAGGAGATAAGATTGTGGATGTCAGCAGTCTGTCACCAGGATTTTATTTATTAAAAATTTCCAGTAACAATTCTATTGGAATGCAATCCTTTATAAAGGAATAA